Proteins encoded within one genomic window of Brassica rapa cultivar Chiifu-401-42 chromosome A09, CAAS_Brap_v3.01, whole genome shotgun sequence:
- the LOC103869064 gene encoding uncharacterized protein LOC103869064 produces the protein MFSLHDGTLCSTKRDQMKDYGDSFHGSFKRIKQEDQTPARLEKNSTLFDQRLKSDNARLIKPDVQLHLDTKFHSETFEDRRTYLDLELNLSSSSSSTIKTIVKKDESSKGKNLIMSPSKKRKSGDIKLSRSPSWLAFEGGDDKDDQKKQEMVTTVCMKCHMLVMLCKSTLVCPNCKFTHPNDHSSTKNFKSLSLFKLSC, from the exons ATGTTTTCTCTACATGATGGGACCCTCTGTTCCACAAAGAGGGACCAGATGAAAGACTATGGAGATTCATTTCACGGTTCCTTCAAACGGATCAAACAAGAAGATCAAACGCcagccagacttgagaagaaCAGTACTCTGTTCGATCAAAGATTAAAGTCAGATAACGCTAGGTTGATAAAACCTGATGTTCAGCTTCACCTAGACACTAAG TTCCATTCAGAGACGTTTGAAGATCGCAGGACATACCTGGACCTTGAGCTAAACCTTTCTTCATCGTCAAGTTCCACTATTAAAACAATCGTGAAGAAAGACGAATCTTCAAAAGGCAAAAATTTGATCATGAGCCCAAGTAAAAAGAGGAAATCAGGTGATATAAAGCTAAGTCGATCCCCGTCTTGGCTAGCGTTTGAAGGTGGTGATGATAAGGATGATCAGAAGAAGCAAGAGATGGTAACAACGGTGTGCATGAAGTGTCACATGCTGGTTATGCTCTGCAAATCAACTCTTGTGTGCCCCAACTGCAAGTTCACGCACCCTAATGACCACAGCTCCACGAAAAACTTTAAGAGTTTGAGTTTGTTTAAGCTTTCATGTTAG